Proteins encoded within one genomic window of Lynx canadensis isolate LIC74 chromosome B4, mLynCan4.pri.v2, whole genome shotgun sequence:
- the KCNJ8 gene encoding ATP-sensitive inward rectifier potassium channel 8, whose amino-acid sequence MLARKSIIPEEYVLARIAAENLRKPRVRDRLPKARFIAKSGACNLAHKNIREQGRFLQDIFTTLVDLKWRHTLVIFTMSFLCSWLLFAIMWWLVAFAHGDIYAYMEKSGMEKSGLESTVCVTNVRSFTSAFLFSIEVQVTIGFGGRMMTEECPLAITVLILQNIVGLIINAVMLGCIFMKTAQAHRRAETLIFSRHAVIAVRNGKLCFMFRVGDLRKSMIISASVRIQVVKKTTTPEGEVVPIHQLDIPVDNPIESNNIFLVAPLIICHVIDKRSPLYDISATDLANQDLEVIVILEGVVETTGITTQARTSYIAEEIQWGHRFVSIVTEEEGVYSVDYSKFGNTVKVAAPRCSARELDEKPSILIQTLQKSELSHQNSLRKRNSMRRNNSMRRNNSIRRNNSSLIVPKVQFMTPEGNQNTSES is encoded by the exons ATGTTGGCCAGAAAGAGCATCATCCCCGAGGAGTATGTGCTGGCGCGCATCGCCGCGGAGAATCTGCGCAAGCCGCGCGTCCGAGACCGCCTCCCCAAAGCCCGCTTCATCGCCAAGAGCGGGGCATGCAACCTGGCGCACAAGAACATCCGCGAGCAAGGGCGATTCCTTCAGGACATCTTCACTACCTTGGTGGACCTGAAATGGCGCCACACGCTGGTCATCTTTACCATGTCGTTCCTCTGCAGTTGGCTGCTCTTCGCCATCATGTGGTGGCTCGTGGCCTTTGCCCATGGGGACATCTACGCTTACATGGAGAAAAGCGGAATGGAGAAAAGTGGTTTGGAGTCCACTGTTTGTGTGACTAACGTCAG gtctttcacctctgctttcctcttctccattGAAGTTCAAGTGACAATTGGATTTGGAGGGAGAATGATGACAGAGGAATGTCCCCTGGCCATCACAGTTTTGATTCTTCAGAACATTGTGGGTTTGATAATCAACGCAGTCATGTTGGGTTGCATTTTCATGAAAACAGCTCAGGCTCACAGAAGGGCGGAAACTTTGATTTTCAGCCGCCATGCTGTGATTGCCGTTAGAAATGGCAAGCTGTGCTTCATGTTCCGAGTGGGTGACCTAAGGAAAAGTATGATCATTAGTGCCTCAGTGCGCATCCAGGTGGTCAAGAAAACAACCACACCTGAAGGGGAGGTGGTGCCTATTCACCAGCTGGACATTCCTGTTGATAACCCAATTGAGAGCAATAACATTTTTCTGGTAGCCCCTTTGATCATCTGCCATGTGATTGACAAGCGCAGCCCCTTGTATGATATCTCAGCAACTGACCTTGCCAACCAAGACCTAGAGGTCATAGTGATTCTCGAAGGAGTGGTCGAGACTACTGGCATTACCACACAAGCAAGAACCTCCTATATCGCCGAGGAGATACAATGGGGCCATCGCTTTGTGTCCATTGTTACTGAGGAGGAAGGAGTGTATTCTGTGGATTACTCCAAATTTGGCAACACTGTTAAAGTAGCTGCTCCAAGGTGCAGTGCCCGAGAGCTGGATGAGAAGCCTTCCATCCTTATTCAGACTCTCCAAAAGAGTGAACTATCCCATCAAAATTCTCTGAGGAAGCGCAATTCCATGAGAAGAAACAATTCTATGAGGAGAAACAACTCTATCCGAAGGAACAACTCATCCCTCATTGTGCCAAAGGTGCAATTTATGACTCCTGAAGGAAATCAAAACACATCGGAATCATGA